Proteins co-encoded in one Lynx canadensis isolate LIC74 chromosome C1, mLynCan4.pri.v2, whole genome shotgun sequence genomic window:
- the HES4 gene encoding transcription factor HES-4, which produces MPAETPGKPRASPPAGVPAKPRSAAEHRKSSKPVMEKRRRARINESLAQLKTLVLDAFRKDSSRHSKLEKADILEMTVRHLQSLRRVQMTAALGADPAVLGKYRAGFNECLAEVNRFLAGCEGVPADVRSRLLGHLAACLRQLGPSRRPVPPAQVYGCPPFAAFDGPFFPLPRPGSVLALRLPPGLTGAPLAAPRAGLQGRGAPWRPWLR; this is translated from the exons ATGCCCGCGGAGACCCCGGGGAAGCCGAGAGCCTCGCCGCCGGCCGGAGTGCCGGCTAAGCCCCGGAGCGCGGCGGAACACCGAAAG TCCTCCAAGCCGGTCATGGAGAAGCGGCGCCGAGCGCGCATCAACGAAAGCCTCGCGCAGCTCAAGACCCTCGTCCTGGATGCCTTCAGGAAGGAT AGCTCCCGCCATTCGAAGCTGGAGAAAGCGGACATCCTGGAGATGACCGTGAGGCACTTGCAGAGCCTGCGACGCGTACAGATGACAG CCGCGCTCGGCGCTGACCCCGCCGTCCTGGGCAAGTACCGCGCCGGCTTCAACGAGTGTCTGGCGGAGGTGAATCGCTTCTTGGCCGGCTGCGAGGGCGTCCCGGCTGACGTGCGTTCTCGCCTGCTGGGCCACCTGGCGGCCTGCCTGCGCCAGCTGGGGCCCTCGCGCCGCCCCGTCCCCCCGGCCCAGGTCTACGGCTGCCCGCCGTTCGCGGCCTTCGACGGTCCCTTCTTCCCCCTGCCGCGCCCCGGGTCGGTCTTGGCGCTGCGGCTCCCGCCAGGCCTGACCGGGGCGCCCCTCGCCGCCCCCAGGGCTGGCCTGCAGGGCCGGGGCGCGCCCTGGAGGCCGTGGCTGCGGTGA
- the ISG15 gene encoding ubiquitin-like protein ISG15: protein MGGDLKVKMLGGEEFLVPLRDNMLASELKQQIAQKTGVPAFQQRLATHPAGTVLRDGVPLLSQGLSPGSTVLLVVQSCKDPLGILVRNHKGRTIAYEVRLTQTVAELKQQICQQEHVQADLFWLTFEGKPMEDQHRLGEYELTPQCTLIMNLRLRGG from the exons ATG GGCGGGGACCTGAAGGTGAAAATGCTGGGGGGTGAGGAGTTCCTGGTGCCCCTGAGAGACAACATGCTGGCGTCGGAGCTGAAGCAGCAGATCGCCCAGAAAACTGGCGTGCCCGCATTCCAGCAGAGACTGGCCACCCACCCTGCCGGCACAGTGCTGCGCGATGGGGTTCCCCTCCTCAGCCAGGGCCTGAGCCCCGGCAGCACGGTcctgctggtggtgcagagctgCAAGGACCCCCTGGGCATCCTGGTGAGGAACCACAAGGGTCGCACCATTGCCTACGAGGTCCGGCTGACGCAGACGGTGGCTGAGCTCAAGCAGCAGATATGCCAGCAGGAGCATGTGCAGGCCGACCTGTTCTGGCTGACCTTCGAGGGGAAGCCCATGGAGGACCAGCACCGGCTTGGGGAGTATGAACTCACACCCCAGTGCACTCTGATCATGAATTTGCGCCTGCGGGGTGGGTGA
- the LOC115521596 gene encoding agrin-like — protein sequence MASLRPPGPALLQPLLLLLVVAARALPRADGTCPERALERREEEANVVLTGTVEEILNVDPVQHTYSCKVRVWRYLKGKHMVTQESLLDGGNKVVIGGFGDPLICDNQVSTGDTRIFFVNPAPPYLWPAHKNELMLNSSLMRITLRNLEEVEHCVEGAALLSQPQGEAWAAPNLRKSPRIHQVPLRAGNPYP from the exons ATGGCCAGCCTGCGGCCGCCCGGCCCAGCCCTGCTGCAGCCACTGCTGCTGCTCCTGGTCGTGGCCGCGCGCGCCCTGCCCCGCGCCGACGGGACGTGCCCGGAGCGCGCGCTGGAGCGGCGGGAGGAGGAGGCGAACGTGGTGCTCACCGGCACCGTGGAGGAGATTCTCAACGTGGACCCGGTGCAGCACACGTACTCGTGCAAG GTTCGGGTCTGGCGGTACTTGAAGGGCAAACACATGGTGACCCAAGAGAGCCTGCTTGATGGTGGCAACAAGGTGGTGATTGGCGGCTTTGGAGATCCCCTCATCTGTGACAACCAGGTGTCCACTGGGGACACCAGGATCTTCTTTGTGAACCCTGCTCCCCCGTACCTGTGGCCAGCCCACAAGAACGAGCTGATGCTCAATTCTAGCCTCATGCGTATCACTCTGCGGAATCTGGAGGAAGTGGAGCACTGTGTGGAAG GGGCCGCATTGTTGTCCCAGCCCCAGGGTGAAGCCTGGGCAGCCCCCAATCTGCGGAAGTCACCACGAATCCACCAGGTCCCACTGCGTGCAGGAAACCCCTATCCCTAG